TCCAGGGAGAGACATGTCCATTCGCGTCGCCATCAACGGGTTCGGCCGCATCGGCCGGAACGTCCTCCGTGCCGCCAGGAAGGCCGGCTACACCGACATCGAGTTCGTGGCGGTAAACGACCTCACCGACACCAAGACGCTGGCCCACCTGCTCCGCTACGACTCCGTGCACGGCCGCTTCGCCGGCAGCGTCGAGACGCGCGAGAACGCGCTGGTGGTGGACGGCGACGAGGTGAAGGTGTTCGCCGAGAAGGACCCGTCGGCCTTGCCGTGGCGCGACCTGGGCGTGGACATCGTCATCGAGTCCACCGGCCGCTTCACCAAGCGCGCCGACGCCGCCAAGCACCTCGACGCGGGCGCGAAGAAGGTCATCATCTCCGCCCCCGCCAAGGACGAGGACATCACCGTCGTGCTGGGCGTGAACGGCGACCTGTACGACCCCTCCAAGCACCACGTCGTCTCCAACGCGAGCTGCACCACCAACTGCCTCGCGCCCGTCGTGAAGGTCCTGCTCGACGAGTTCGGCTTCCGCCGCGGGCTGATGACCACCGTCCACTCCTACACGAACGACCAGCAGATCCTCGACCTCCCGCACAAGGACCTGCGCCGCGCCCGCGCCGCCGCCGTCTCCATGATCCCGACGACGACCGGCGCCGCGAAGGCGACCGGGCTGGTGATCCCAGAGGTGAAGGGGAAGATCGACGGCATCTCGATCCGCGTGCCCACGCCGGACGTCTCCGTCGTCGACCTCACGTGCGAGCTGGACAAGGACGTGGATGCCCGCGCGGTCAACGACGCCCTTCGCGCCGCCGCCGAGGGTCGGCTCAAGGGGATCCTCCAGTACGAGGAGGACGAGCTGGTCTCCGTCGACTTCATCGGCAACCCGCACTCGTCCATCGTGGATGCGCCCAGCACCAGCGTGACGGCCGGGCTGGTGAAGGTCGTCGCCTGGTACGACAACGAGTGGGGCTACTCCAACCGCTGCGTGGACCTGGCCCGCTACATGGGCGAGCGGCTGTAGGATGGAGAAGCTCACGCTGAAGGACCTGCCCGCCTCCGATCTGAAGGGGAAGCGGGCGCTAGTCCGTGTGGACTACAACGTCCCGCTGGACGCCGCCGGCCGCATCACCGACGACAAGCGCATCCGCGCCACGCTGCCCACGTTGCAGATGCTGGTGGATGCCGGGGCGCGCGTGGTCCTCCTCGCGCACTTCGGCCGCCCCAAGGGCAAGCCGGTTCCGGAGATGTCGCTGCGGCCCGTCGCCGGGCACCTCGGCGGGCTGCTGGGCCGCCCG
This window of the Longimicrobiaceae bacterium genome carries:
- the gap gene encoding type I glyceraldehyde-3-phosphate dehydrogenase, translating into MSIRVAINGFGRIGRNVLRAARKAGYTDIEFVAVNDLTDTKTLAHLLRYDSVHGRFAGSVETRENALVVDGDEVKVFAEKDPSALPWRDLGVDIVIESTGRFTKRADAAKHLDAGAKKVIISAPAKDEDITVVLGVNGDLYDPSKHHVVSNASCTTNCLAPVVKVLLDEFGFRRGLMTTVHSYTNDQQILDLPHKDLRRARAAAVSMIPTTTGAAKATGLVIPEVKGKIDGISIRVPTPDVSVVDLTCELDKDVDARAVNDALRAAAEGRLKGILQYEEDELVSVDFIGNPHSSIVDAPSTSVTAGLVKVVAWYDNEWGYSNRCVDLARYMGERL